From Triticum aestivum cultivar Chinese Spring chromosome 4A, IWGSC CS RefSeq v2.1, whole genome shotgun sequence, a single genomic window includes:
- the LOC123083096 gene encoding classical arabinogalactan protein 9: MARFAVVAAIVALLAITAAAQGPMPAPKMAPLPAAPTRSPPVATPPTASAPSPMASPPAPPTDAPTGAPSAMTPSAVAGAPAGAPAGAPSGTTPASSAVYASSVSFVAVAGAVAAAVMF; the protein is encoded by the coding sequence ATGGCTCGCTTCGCCgtggtcgccgccatcgtcgcgcTCCTGGCCATCACCGCGGCCGCGCAGGGCCCCATGCCGGCGCCCAAGATGGCCCCGCTGCCGGCGGCCCCGACGAGGTCGCCCCCGGTCGCCACGCCTCCGACCGCATCGGCGCCGTCCCCGATGGCCTCTCCCCCGGCCCCGCCCACCGACGCCCCCACCGGCGCTCCTTCCGCGATGACACCCTCCGCGGTCGCCGGAGCACCCGCGGGCGCGCCCGCCGGCGCGCCCAGCGGCACCACGCCCGCCAGTTCCGCCGTCTACGCCTCCTCCGTCAGCTTCGTCGCCGTGGCcggtgccgtcgccgccgccgtcatgTTCTAG
- the LOC123083095 gene encoding classical arabinogalactan protein 10: protein MKMAARRQSGLTRRCLQAIDSDRADAARDLARLERYSPTQPWLTGRIRVPPAISTYQSPRHRHTQARSSLTQLLLATPSCSADLSQGLPPITACANLMARFAVVAAIVALLAVTAAAQAPGAAPRMAPLPAPPARSPATAPAPVATPPTAASPSPLASPPAPPTDAPTDAPSAMPPSAVSGTPEGAPAAAPSGTPASSAVYTSSVSFVAVAGAVAAAIVF, encoded by the coding sequence ATGAAAATGGCAGCACGGCGACAGTCTGGTCTCACGCGTCGTTGCTTACAGGCCATCGACAGCGACCGCGCCGATGCCGCGCGGGATCTCGCGAGACTCGAACGTTACAGCCCGACACAGCCGTGGTTAACGGGCAGAATACGCGTCCCTCCTGCTATAAGTACCTACCAATCCCCTCGCCACCGGCACACACAAGCTCGCAGCTCCCTCACACAGCTTCTACTCGCCACCCCCTCCTGCTCTGCAGATCTTAGCCAAGGTCTTCCGCCGATCACCGCCTGCGCCAACCTCATGGCCCgcttcgccgtcgtcgccgccatcgtggCCCTCCTGGCCGTCACCGCCGCCGCGCAGGCCCCCGGAGCGGCGCCCAGGATGGCGCCTCTCCCCGCACCGCCGGCGAGGTCCCCGGCCACCGCGCCTGCGCCGGTCGCCACGCCGCCCACCGCCGCGTCGCCGTCCCCGCTGGCCTCTCCCCCGGCCCCGCCCACCGACGCCCCGACCGACGCTCCCTCCGCGATGCCCCCGTCCGCGGTCTCCGGCACACCCGAGGGCGCACCTGCCGCTGCCCCCAGCGGCACCCCCGCCAGCTCCGCCGTCTACACGTCCTCCGTCAgcttcgtcgccgt